The Pseudomonadota bacterium genome contains a region encoding:
- a CDS encoding type II toxin-antitoxin system HicA family toxin, with protein sequence MTKLPIISSKQAIKALRAAGFEDAPKRGKGSHIALVMRGSEKTRLVIVPDSKALPRGTLHAILDQAGLDRNEFIELLKK encoded by the coding sequence GTGACAAAACTGCCGATTATTTCTTCAAAACAGGCGATAAAAGCTCTCAGAGCTGCCGGATTTGAGGATGCTCCAAAAAGGGGAAAAGGCAGCCATATCGCATTGGTTATGCGAGGTTCAGAGAAAACAAGACTTGTAATAGTACCGGATAGCAAGGCATTACCACGGGGTACTCTGCATGCCATTTTGGATCAGGCTGGACTTGACAGGAATGAATTTATAGAACTTTTAAAAAAATAG
- a CDS encoding mannose-1-phosphate guanylyltransferase/mannose-6-phosphate isomerase, with protein MIIPVILAGGSGTRLWPLSRQLYPKQFLNFGDGNTLFQETLLRLTKMGLVQPPIVICNEEHRFIVAEQLQLIDISANTILLEPVARNTAPALAVSALKAIKDDSNAILLVLPADHFIGNLKAFQEAIQEGTEFAARNQLVTFGIIPVTPETGYGYIHKGSPLELTANKPPVWQIDRFIEKPDLALATEYLSSGEYLWNSGIFMFKASKLLEEIKTFTPAIMDACEAALEKGQSDLDFYRLDIDSFSTCPSDSIDYAIMEKTSCGVIIALDSDWNDLGSWEALWQMGDKDEDNNVLYGDISLQGVRNSYIHASSRLVTAIGLDNHVIVETKDAVFISPRNSVQQIKSVVETLNKDNRSEVITHKTVYRPWGSYTNVEESDCFQVKRITVKPKAKLSLQKHFHRAEHWVVVKGTALVTRGEDQFILKEDQSTYIPLGTVHRLENPGKIPLELIEIQSGRYLREDDIERMDDIYGRTEKNNI; from the coding sequence ATGATCATACCCGTAATACTTGCCGGCGGATCAGGAACGAGGCTATGGCCTTTATCGCGTCAGCTTTATCCAAAGCAATTTCTAAATTTTGGTGATGGAAATACTCTGTTTCAGGAAACATTATTACGTTTAACTAAGATGGGATTAGTACAACCACCGATTGTAATATGTAATGAAGAACACCGTTTTATTGTAGCTGAGCAGCTTCAGCTAATTGATATTTCCGCAAACACTATACTTCTTGAGCCTGTGGCTCGCAATACTGCGCCTGCCTTGGCGGTTTCAGCCTTGAAAGCGATAAAAGATGACAGCAATGCTATATTGCTGGTATTGCCGGCCGATCATTTTATTGGTAACCTGAAAGCCTTTCAAGAAGCAATACAGGAAGGCACAGAATTTGCGGCTCGAAATCAACTTGTTACATTTGGCATAATACCTGTTACTCCAGAGACCGGATACGGCTATATTCATAAAGGTTCGCCATTAGAGCTTACAGCGAATAAACCGCCAGTATGGCAAATAGACAGGTTTATTGAAAAGCCTGATCTTGCTCTTGCAACAGAGTATTTGTCTTCGGGAGAATATTTATGGAACAGCGGTATCTTCATGTTCAAAGCGTCAAAGCTGCTTGAAGAGATTAAAACTTTTACGCCTGCTATCATGGATGCCTGCGAGGCTGCACTGGAAAAAGGACAAAGTGATCTGGATTTCTATCGGCTGGATATTGATTCGTTTTCTACATGTCCAAGTGATTCCATAGACTATGCGATAATGGAAAAAACATCCTGCGGAGTTATTATCGCTCTTGATTCGGATTGGAACGATTTGGGCTCATGGGAAGCGTTATGGCAGATGGGAGATAAGGATGAGGATAATAATGTACTGTATGGTGATATCAGTCTACAGGGTGTCAGAAACTCATATATTCACGCCTCAAGTCGATTGGTAACTGCCATAGGGCTTGATAATCATGTAATAGTAGAAACTAAAGATGCTGTTTTTATATCTCCCCGGAACTCCGTCCAGCAGATCAAGTCTGTTGTTGAGACTCTGAATAAAGACAACCGTTCCGAAGTAATTACCCATAAAACTGTATACCGGCCCTGGGGTTCGTATACTAACGTGGAAGAATCGGATTGTTTTCAGGTAAAACGTATTACTGTTAAACCAAAAGCTAAACTATCACTACAAAAACATTTCCACCGTGCCGAACACTGGGTGGTCGTTAAGGGTACAGCGCTTGTTACAAGAGGGGAAGATCAATTTATTCTAAAAGAAGACCAGTCTACATATATTCCACTGGGCACTGTACACAGGCTGGAAAATCCCGGGAAAATACCATTGGAACTGATTGAAATACAATCCGGTAGATATCTGCGTGAAGACGATATTGAGCGCATGGATGATATTTATGGAAGAACTGAAAAAAACAACATTTAA
- a CDS encoding UDP-glucose/GDP-mannose dehydrogenase family protein — MNISIFGLGYVGCVSLGCLAKNGHQIIGVDTNETKVRYINKGKSPIIEKGLNTLIAQQFKAGNISATNDSISAIQNSEVSFITVGTPNTEHGHLDLNAIFKVAVEIGKGIAQKKEKHIIVIRSTVLPGTNEKVCEIIGDTTKKNPGKDFFVVSNPEFLREGSAINDYYNPAYTLIGSNDDYAISKMEEIYKDVSAPIIISDIKCAEIIKYVNNAFHALKITFANEVGNICNCLGIDSRRVMEIFCRDNKLNLSPYYLKPGFAYGGSCLPKDLKALTTIANDLYIDSPILKNIDRSNELQKAMAIKKIIGFGKQRLGFLGLSFKAGTDDLRNSPIIDVIEVLLGKGFDIRIFDRNVRLSKLFGANKKFIMEKIPFISKFIINDPDEIIKHSEVLVIVNNDEEFKNILDKVPKGKIIYDLVNIDFKNKGKNKKYKGIAW; from the coding sequence ATGAATATCAGCATTTTTGGACTTGGTTATGTAGGTTGCGTCAGTCTGGGATGTTTGGCAAAAAACGGCCATCAAATCATCGGCGTAGATACTAATGAAACAAAAGTCCGTTATATCAATAAAGGGAAGTCACCAATTATCGAGAAAGGCCTCAATACGCTGATCGCTCAGCAATTTAAGGCAGGCAATATATCAGCAACTAACGATTCCATATCAGCCATACAAAATTCAGAAGTTTCTTTCATCACTGTCGGAACGCCTAATACCGAACATGGGCATCTGGACTTAAATGCTATTTTTAAAGTAGCTGTGGAAATTGGCAAAGGTATAGCACAAAAAAAAGAAAAGCATATTATTGTCATCCGGTCAACTGTTCTTCCCGGAACAAATGAGAAAGTATGTGAAATCATTGGAGACACGACTAAAAAGAACCCAGGAAAAGATTTTTTTGTGGTTTCTAACCCTGAATTTTTACGAGAAGGCTCTGCTATCAATGATTATTACAATCCGGCATACACATTGATCGGATCCAATGATGATTATGCCATTAGCAAAATGGAGGAAATCTACAAAGACGTTTCTGCTCCAATCATCATTTCAGATATAAAGTGCGCCGAAATAATCAAATATGTCAATAATGCCTTTCACGCGCTGAAAATCACTTTTGCAAATGAAGTAGGGAATATCTGCAACTGCCTTGGGATAGACTCACGCCGAGTAATGGAAATATTCTGTAGGGACAATAAGCTAAACTTATCACCCTACTATTTAAAACCTGGTTTTGCTTATGGCGGATCATGCCTGCCGAAAGATTTAAAGGCCTTGACAACTATCGCTAATGATCTGTATATAGACAGCCCAATCCTAAAGAATATAGATCGCAGCAATGAACTTCAAAAAGCCATGGCTATTAAGAAAATCATCGGATTTGGAAAACAGCGACTCGGTTTTCTTGGTTTGAGTTTTAAAGCTGGGACGGACGATCTGCGTAACAGCCCAATCATCGATGTTATTGAAGTGCTTCTGGGCAAAGGATTCGATATACGTATATTTGACCGCAATGTCCGTTTATCCAAACTATTTGGAGCCAACAAAAAATTTATCATGGAGAAGATTCCTTTTATTTCTAAATTCATCATCAACGACCCCGATGAAATCATCAAACACTCTGAAGTATTGGTTATTGTCAACAACGATGAAGAATTTAAGAATATTTTAGATAAAGTTCCCAAAGGTAAGATCATTTATGATCTTGTTAACATAGACTTTAAAAACAAAGGGAAAAATAAAAAATATAAGGGCATTGCATGGTAA
- a CDS encoding glycosyltransferase family 4 protein, which translates to MVKNKHILFIVENNSVPRDVRVWSEALAAKEYGYDVSVICPVHKKSAPEKYEQLEGVDIYRHPMPIEASGRADFFLEYISALFWEITLSIKLYFKKPFHIIHSANPPDHIFIIALIFKIFGVKYIFDHHDITPETYVAKFGAKNIIYKILMFMEKATFKTSDIVISTNESYKNIAITRGSKKDDEVFIVRNGPDLSRIDKPDPNPELKSGFDYLVAYLGVINNQEGIDNLLRAVQYIIYKKKIKNIKFVIVGTGPHRNEMIQLSKDLLIDKFVIFTGYIPYKDLYEVLTTADLCVNPEFRNEFTDKSTMIKIMDYMTFGKPIVMFETTEGRVTAGEAAIYVYNNNEVDFAEAIIVLLHDDEKRKRMGDIAKQRIQEILQWDLQKNNLIRAYNHLGKSFEN; encoded by the coding sequence ATGGTAAAAAATAAGCACATATTGTTTATCGTAGAGAATAATTCTGTGCCTAGAGATGTCAGGGTTTGGTCGGAAGCCTTAGCCGCAAAAGAATACGGATATGATGTATCGGTTATCTGTCCGGTACATAAGAAATCAGCACCTGAGAAATATGAGCAACTGGAGGGGGTAGATATCTACCGGCATCCCATGCCGATAGAAGCCAGCGGCAGGGCCGATTTCTTTCTTGAATATATTTCAGCTCTGTTCTGGGAAATTACTTTGAGCATAAAACTTTATTTTAAAAAACCGTTTCACATAATTCACAGCGCTAATCCCCCTGACCACATTTTTATCATCGCCCTTATATTTAAGATATTCGGCGTTAAATATATCTTTGACCATCACGACATAACACCGGAAACATATGTGGCTAAATTCGGTGCTAAAAACATTATTTATAAAATATTAATGTTTATGGAGAAAGCAACTTTTAAAACATCCGATATAGTCATATCAACTAATGAAAGTTATAAAAATATTGCTATAACCAGAGGTAGCAAAAAAGATGATGAAGTATTTATCGTACGTAACGGACCTGACTTATCAAGAATAGATAAGCCCGATCCTAACCCCGAATTAAAAAGTGGCTTTGACTATCTGGTTGCTTATCTGGGTGTCATTAATAATCAAGAAGGCATAGATAATTTATTAAGAGCAGTGCAATATATTATCTACAAGAAAAAAATTAAAAATATCAAGTTTGTAATTGTAGGCACAGGCCCGCACCGAAATGAAATGATACAATTATCGAAGGATTTGCTGATAGACAAATTTGTAATTTTTACTGGTTATATCCCTTATAAAGATTTATACGAAGTTCTTACCACGGCTGATTTATGCGTAAACCCGGAATTCCGAAATGAGTTTACCGACAAATCGACCATGATCAAAATTATGGATTATATGACCTTTGGCAAACCGATCGTCATGTTTGAAACAACTGAAGGAAGAGTGACAGCCGGAGAAGCTGCCATCTATGTATATAACAACAATGAGGTGGATTTTGCTGAAGCTATAATTGTATTATTGCATGATGATGAAAAGAGAAAGAGGATGGGGGACATTGCAAAACAAAGGATCCAAGAAATACTGCAATGGGATCTGCAAAAAAATAATTTAATTAGAGCTTATAACCATTTAGGTAAATCGTTTGAAAATTAG